A window of Sediminitomix flava genomic DNA:
TGGGTAAAAAGTATGGTAAATTGATGAAAGGAATTTCTGCTGAAATCAACAAATTAGATCAAGACGGAATCAATACATTTGAGCAGTCGGGTAGCTTGAACTTCGATGTAAACGGAGAAGCTGTAAACTTGACTTTGGAAGATGTAATGATCGAGTCTGATGATATCCCGGGTTGGGCAATTGCGAAAGATCAAGGAATCACTGTAGCACTTGACATCACTTTATCAGACGAGTTGAAAGAAGAAGGTATCGCTCGTGATCTTGTAAACAAAATCCAAAACATGCGTAAAGACATGGGCTTGGAAGTACAAGACAAAATTGATGTGGCCATTGAGAAAGGTGAGGAGTTGGTTGTAAAAGCAGTCGAAAACTACGGCGATTACATCAGTGTTGAGACACAAATTATCAACTTGAAATTAGAAGATGCAGTAGCGAATGCAGAGGAAATCGATTTAGATGGAATCAGCGTGAAACTATCTGTAGCTAAAAACTAATTTAGTTTGATTTAATAAATATTGAACCCAGTCTTTAGAAATAAAGGCTGGGTTCTTTTATTTCAGATTATAATCAAAATGGTAAAAACCTTATCTTTACCGCAATTTTTGAAAGAAGGTATTTGGATATAATGAGGAGAATTTTCATCAGTCTTTTGTTTTGTGGGTTGAGTTTGATTACTGCAAAAGTTTTTGCACAGGGAAAGTTAGTGCCCAAGTTTTCTGAGGCAGAAGAAAAATATGGGTATGTATATGAATATGATACTTCTGAATTCAAGATAGCACCACAGTTTATTTCTGCATATCCTTTTATAGAAAACTATGGAAGGGTACAAACTGAAGCAGGCTTCTTTTTGATTAATTCCAAAGGAAACCCAATTAATGAAGAACCTTTTGAACAAATTGGTTGGTCTGATGATGAAGCAAATGCGCTCTACTCATATTTTTATTTCAATCATATCGGATTCAAAAAGGATGGTAAATGGGGATTGATAAATAAAGAAGGTGAAATTATTGTAAAACCTTCTTATGATAGCATTCACTATTTCATCCGAAAACTAGCTCCTGTTGCTCAGTATGATTCACTTACAAAGAAATATAATTTCGGTGCGATAAATCTTACAGGGAAAGAAATCATTCCTTTTATTTATAATTCTATTAGACCTATTTATGGTTCTTCAAATGTTTTAGTTGAAAAAAGTATTGGTAATCAATATTTCTATGGCGTATTAACTCAAAATGGAAAGGAAGTTTTAGGTTGTTCTTACCCTAAAATAGAAAGCTTAAAAAATGGGTTATATGCTGTAAAATCTCAGAACGGGCTTTGGGGAATTTTCAATGAAAAGGGCAAACAACTACAGAAGTTTGAATTTGAAAAGATTAACTCACCAAATAACTTTGGTCATATTTTAGCTCAAAAGGATGGACTTTGGGGGATTTTCAACAAAGACATCAGTATCAATCAACCTTTCATTCACAAGAGTATTTCCATAACAGACTCCTCTTATTTTTACCAAAAAGCAACTCAATTTGAAATCATAAATAATGAAGGTCAGATACAGTATACCCTTCACGCTGATTCTATTATAAATATTTATCCAAATTTATACCGTTACCACATAAATGAAAAAGTTGGGGTATGGAATTCAAAAGATAATCAAATCATTTTTCAAGGTTATGATTGGATAGATACATATTGGTCACATGGACATTCTCTCGTTAAAAAAGGAGAGAATAAAGGAATCATTAATCAAGATGGAAAAATCATCTTACAACCTATTTTTAAAGATATTTTTCTTGAAAAGAACAACATATACCGTGTCTGTTACTTTGATGGGACATTTGATTTATATGATTTCCAAGGTCAGAACCTGACAAATCATAAGTATTCAATTATTAGTTCTTTATCATCGGAGCTTTTCTTAGCCAAAAAAGGAACTCGTTTTGGATATTTAGATACAAACCTTAAGGTCACTATTCCATTTATTTATAAAAATGCAGAACCATTTATTGGGAAACATGCAGTAGCTAAAAGAGATGATTACTATGGCGTAATAAACAAACAACAAGATTGGATTATTAGCCCAGTAGTAGATTATATGCAATCAATAAGTGAAGATTTGTACCTCATCAGAGATCAAGGTATTTGGGAAACTCTTGATATTAATGGAATAGAGTTGTTTAGATCAAATGGGGAAACATATAAAATTAGAGAAGATGGAAGTGTACTTTTAAAGTATGCTAATCAATATGGTTTACTAAATGACAAAGGTGAATTCTGTCTGCCTGTAGTATATGATAAAATTTCTTTAATCAAGGAAGATGAAACAGTGAGTATGAGCCGTGATGGAGTAGACTATTTTATGAATATCTATGAGTCAAAGATTCCATTACCTGGTTGTTATGATTTTGCAGATCGAATTGATACTCATCATGAACAATATGCTGTCATTCAAAAAGGTGACTTTTTTGGTTTTGTAGATTATTTAGGACGTCTCCGTATTTCTCTAAGGTACGATGATGCTAAACATTTCTCTGAAGGAATTGCACCAGTGAAAATCAATCATCGATGGGGCTACTTGAATAAAGAAGATCGATTCGAGATTCAGCCTAATTGGGAAGAAGCATCATCTTTTTCCAATGGAACAGCAATTGTAAAACTGAATGGTAAGTTTGGAGTGATAAAAAGAGATGGGAGCCTACTAATCCCTTATAAATATGATAAAATCAAGGCGAGTCCTAAAGGGAATTGGCTGATTGAAAAAGCAGGTAAAGTTGGTATTTTAAGTTACACAGGAGATCAATCTATTTATGAGAAGTATGATGACATCATTGATCTAGGAAATGGCTACATTTTTTCAATTTTAGATGGCAAGTATGGTTTAGATAAAATTGACGGCTATTCAATCTTGTTCCCAACGAAAGATGAGCTCCGATATAATTTTTATGACAATACTTATCAAATAGTTACCTATTACAATAAAGAAGAAGTGAAAATTTCTAATTAGTGTTAAAAGTTCTGTTTTGTATGATTTAGAATATTAAAATGTAAAACAAACACTTTTATTTAAGTGTTACTTATTCAGCAGTGAAGAAAATTGGTAGGGTGAAAAACATAAATTATGTTATTAGTAGTTTATTCTTTAAATTATTAAATAAACATAATCTGACGATAGATGTAATTCTAAAAACTTAGCTGAGTCTTGTACTTAGTAATTAAAATTTAAGCCCAATGTCGACATTAAATATTACCATATTTGTCCTTATTTATGTATTTCTGATTGTATTGATGATTTATTATGTCAAATCATCTTATCATAGGGATAGTACAAGGGATGATGATGATGGAAGTGGTAATGGAGGCGGCTGGGATGCTCCGATTGATGAACCAGAAATAGACCTACCTCCTGGAGTATATATATTACCTCCCGATCAAGATGACCCATCGTCACGACACTCTAAGGTACACCTTGAAGGAGAGTTAGTCTGATCAAAAAGTATCTAACAACTTAGTCGTGTCCTGAGTTTAACAATTTGCTCATTAACCCCTTTTCTGTTGGGAGTTATATATTTTATCTTTTCTAATTGCTTAATAGCTTCTTCATAAAATTTCATTTCAATCAGAATTGCGATTAACCCTGACATTGCTCCGAAATGTCTTTCTTCTAATTTTAGTGTATTTCTTATATCATATATTGCTTTTTTGTATTCACCAGTAAGATAAAAAGCTGTAGCTCTTTTATTCCAACCCTCTGAATAAGTAGGTTTTAATACAATCACCTCTGAAAATAGAGTGATGGCGTTTCTATATTCTTTCTGTTTCATAAACTCTAAGCCTTTTTCCATTAGAGTTTTGATTAATTCATCCTCACTTTCAAGCCAAATCGCTAGTATTTGCTCTTCTGTTTGTTTGATTAATCGCTGATCTTTTATGTTTCGTAGTTCTTCAAATAAACTATCGATGCGTGTTTGTTTATTACTCATAGTCAGTCGATCTAATGCCCACCTTCAGTCACAACTCTTTCTTCCTACATTTTCAACAAAGCAGGGCTTGGTCTCAATGCTAATCTTTAAACTAAATGCATTTCGATTCTATTCCACAGCTGTAAGTGTTTTTCTGAAAAACACTAAAGAATGGTCTGTTTTTATTAGAATCTGAATATTAAAAATGGAAATGATTCTTTTTGTAGGAGACTCATCCTATTATTTATATTTCCTATATTTACAAACACTATATTTTTTGCATCTAAGTTCCTTCTCATATTAAATAAATAATGTACGAGTAGGATTAAGTATGCATGTAGAAACCAAAAGAATTTAATAATCCTTTATGCTTAGGTATTAAGCACACAAAGCTTACAAAACAACAAACAAATGTATAAGCTTCTATTTTTCATACTTTTGCTGAGTCCTTTGGCTTCTTGGGCTCAAAAAGATAAAGTGAGGGCAACGAGTTATTGGGAGACCAATAAAAACAAAACAAAAGTCAATCTTTCAGAATATTCGGCCTTTGTCAAAAGAGATGCTTTCAAGCCTATAAATTATCCCTCTTTTTATTTTAGACGACTTGCAGTAGAGTATAATCCCTATGAATTGCATGATGCGGTAGTTGTAGTTAGCTATGGTGGTCAAACCAAAGCTTATCCATATTCTGCCCTTTTGTATCATCAAGTTATAAATGATCGACTAGGAGGAATTCCAATTCTAGTTTCTTATTGTCCTATTTCAGACGCATTGACAGTATTTCAGCGTAATACAAATGGAGATCGATATGAAAGAGAATTAGATTTTAAGGTAAGTGGGATGCTTCGTAGAGGAAATACAGTTTTATATGACAAGCAGACTGAAACCTGGTGGCAACAATATACAGGTAAAGCTTTAACGGGTGATTTGATTGGTACTGAACTAAAGCAAATACCATCTGAAGTTATGAGCCTAAAAGACTTTTTCAAACTATATGATTGGGGGATGCTCATGACTGAACATGAATTAGACCCTTTATTAGCTTATGGCCAAACACCTTATTACAAGTACGATGATCTTTATAAGGTAAAACCATTGCTTTATGATGGGCCTATTGATGGTCGTCTGATGGCGATGCAAAGAGTTTTATGTATAAAAATATTTGATGGTCACTTTCTTTTGCCTCAAGAAGAAGTAAGAAAACAAGGGGTTTTAAATTTAGAGCCTAAAGATAAATTTATAACCATCTTTTATAAAGAAGGGGTAAAATCAATGCTCGATGAGCAAGTCATTGCTGAAGGTGCTGAAGTGGGCTCTTTTAATGTCTTTTCTTCTTTTCATGATGGACAACATCTCACATTTGTAAAGGCAGAGAAAGGTCATTTTATGGATCAAGAAACTCAGTCCATTTGGAATTTTAGAGGACAATGCGTGAAAGGTGATCTTCATGGACAACAACTTAAAAAAATGGAGTTTAAAAGCTCTTTTGCATTTGCACCTTTAGCATTCTACCCAAACTGTGAGGTCGAACATTTAAACTGGTAACATTCTTCAACGATCAATCAAATAAGGAATGAAAATCCTTCAATATTCAATTTATATAATCTTTCAGCTTTTATTTATATCTTCTGTTTACGCCCAAAACTTAGTGCCTAATGCAAGTTTTGAGTCTTTCAAAGAGGAAGCAATAGGGCAATCTCTTTTAGAAAATGCAAGCTACTGGGAAAATGCCAATCAACTGAAGCCTGGGAAGTACTATGGAACACCCGATCATATGTTTTTAAATGATAAATATGATCTTAAAAAACTCCAATCAACTTTTTATCCTCAAGATGGAAAATCAGCTATGGGTTTAATTACCTATATGCAGCGAGTTTCAAATTACAGAGAGTATGGAGAAGTGAAATTGCTTCAACCTTTACAGGAAGGAGAGGCCTACCGATTTACATTTTATGTGAATGGAGGAAATAAAACAACTTTTGGAAATATAGTAACAAATGGACTTGGAGTTAGCTTTACCAAAGATCGTTTACAACAATATGTACATGAGCCTCTAGAAGTTATTCCACATTTTAGTATTGAAGATATTCTTTACACAACTCAATGGCAAAAGGTAACTTTTGATTTCATTGCAGAAGAAAACTATCAATATCTTACTATCGGTAATTTCAAATTTGATCATGATCTAGATATCAAATATTTATTTTATGATATAGACCCTCAAGCTTATGTGTTTGTAGATCAAGTTTCTTTGTTTCATATTCCAAAAGATGAACTGAGTGAAGATGTCAAGATCATAGCACAAGAGAAGCCTGCTGAAGAAAGCGAGCAAACAGCAGTAGTTGAAGAAGTTGTTGTAGCCAAAGTAGAAGAGGAAAAGCCAAAAGAAAAAGATGACCCTCTGAAAGGACGAGAACTTGAAGAGCAATATACTTTTGAGTTGGACAGTGATGAGTTTTTTGTGAGACTTTGGGATGATAAGACTGAAGATGGCGATATCGTTTCTTTACTCTTCAATGGAAAATGGGTGTTGAAAGATTATACTTTAAGAGAAAAGAAGAAATTAAAAGTAGACTTGAAGTATGAAGAAGGAAAGGAAAATGTGCTTGTCATGTTTGCTCATAGCTTAGGTGATACGCCTCCTTGTACTGCAGCTATTTTGATCAGCTCTAAAAATAAAGCAAAAGTAAGACGAATGCATTCTGACTTAGGAACTTGTGGAGCGATTCGATTTACACGATAAATTAGGTGTGAAATTAATTGACAAAAGCAGTAAAACATCCATGCAGAGGTTTTACTGCTTTTGTTTTTTAGAAAAATATGACGAATAAATTCGACTAGATATCTTTCTTGATAAACTCTATCGCATAATCTAGTATTTCATCCTTTTCTGTAAATCGATTTGGAGTCACTTTAATGTCAGGTGTTGTACCTTTTAATTCAGTGTTTCCATTTGGTCTTATAATAAATGCTTTCGGATAGCTAACTGAGATTTTAGTGTTTGGTAGTTCAAATTGATGAATTGCACCATAAGTAGTTGGCACATCTGCAGTAGTTTCACCGATAAGTGTTCCAAACTTATAATCTTGAATCATGGCTGCAGTAACTGTGGCTTGAGAGTAGCTATATCTATTTATCAATACATAAACTTTTCCTTTGAATTGAAGAGAATCAGCTTGTGGTTGATTGAGTGATATATCTGAAGTGAAAATTTCGCCATTCTTATGAGATAGTATACTCTCTTTTAATTCTTTGTTCTGAGTGTCTTCTACCTTTTCCCAAAATTCTTTCGTGATTTTAGAGGTCTTCACTTCAAATTTTGAACAGAATTTGAAAGGTTTATCAGCGAAATATGCTATAATCTGATCACTAAAAGAATTACTACCTCCACTGTTATTCCTTAAATCGACAATCAATTGATTATGCTTGCCTTCTCTGATTTTTAGAAAAGCTGAATCTACAAAGTTCTTAAATTCATTAGTATTGAAAGTTTCGATTTCAGAAGAGTTACCACTACTTTCCAAATTCATGAAAGGACCTGGTTTGAGATATGCAATGTTATCTATGATCTTAAAAGTCCTTCTGTTATCAAAAATCTGTGGCACTTTGCTGAATTCGGTCTCAAATTCTAAAGCTGAAATTGCTTGAATTTTATGTGAAGAAATAGACTTATCATCTACTCTAACTTTAACGGTGTAGCTATCTTTTATATCTTCTAAAACCCACAACATTCTTGGGAAAGAAACAAGGTCGAAAAATGTATCTTTTAGGTACGAATTCTCCCCCGATAAATAATGATGAATTTCTGAAATGTAATTTTCAATTGGTTTTCCGTTTATGGAAACGATTTCACTCCCTATCATTAATGTAGAATCAGAAGATAGATTGTGAGTCAAAAATGCTTTATTATTTTCTATTCGAATGTTTAAGGGAAATAACTTACCTTCTTCATTTATATAGTTACCATAAAGTCTTGCAAACGGTAAATCAAATGTACAATGTCCAAGCTCAGATAAAGCAGTAAAAGGTTGTAAAATACGGTATGAGTCTAATAAACTTAATGAATCGGTAATGGAGTTTGTGAGTTCTGAAAAGGCTATATCATACTCATTTTTAGGCGTATTGATGTAAAGATTGTAATGTGTGTCTTGTAAAGTTGAATACAAGAAATCTAGATCTGCTTTAACTTCATCTACACTATATTTTAGTTTTTCTTGACTAAAAATCGGATGAAATGAAAAGCATAAAGCGATCAGTGTAAAAAAGTATTTCATAAGATTTGAATTGCTCTTAAAAAGTAGTTTTTGGTTGTGATTTTCTCGAAGGTAAAGGAAATCACAATATTATGCTATTTTCCTACTCTGAAGGAAGTTGA
This region includes:
- a CDS encoding WG repeat-containing protein yields the protein MRRIFISLLFCGLSLITAKVFAQGKLVPKFSEAEEKYGYVYEYDTSEFKIAPQFISAYPFIENYGRVQTEAGFFLINSKGNPINEEPFEQIGWSDDEANALYSYFYFNHIGFKKDGKWGLINKEGEIIVKPSYDSIHYFIRKLAPVAQYDSLTKKYNFGAINLTGKEIIPFIYNSIRPIYGSSNVLVEKSIGNQYFYGVLTQNGKEVLGCSYPKIESLKNGLYAVKSQNGLWGIFNEKGKQLQKFEFEKINSPNNFGHILAQKDGLWGIFNKDISINQPFIHKSISITDSSYFYQKATQFEIINNEGQIQYTLHADSIINIYPNLYRYHINEKVGVWNSKDNQIIFQGYDWIDTYWSHGHSLVKKGENKGIINQDGKIILQPIFKDIFLEKNNIYRVCYFDGTFDLYDFQGQNLTNHKYSIISSLSSELFLAKKGTRFGYLDTNLKVTIPFIYKNAEPFIGKHAVAKRDDYYGVINKQQDWIISPVVDYMQSISEDLYLIRDQGIWETLDINGIELFRSNGETYKIREDGSVLLKYANQYGLLNDKGEFCLPVVYDKISLIKEDETVSMSRDGVDYFMNIYESKIPLPGCYDFADRIDTHHEQYAVIQKGDFFGFVDYLGRLRISLRYDDAKHFSEGIAPVKINHRWGYLNKEDRFEIQPNWEEASSFSNGTAIVKLNGKFGVIKRDGSLLIPYKYDKIKASPKGNWLIEKAGKVGILSYTGDQSIYEKYDDIIDLGNGYIFSILDGKYGLDKIDGYSILFPTKDELRYNFYDNTYQIVTYYNKEEVKISN
- a CDS encoding tetratricopeptide repeat protein; this encodes MSNKQTRIDSLFEELRNIKDQRLIKQTEEQILAIWLESEDELIKTLMEKGLEFMKQKEYRNAITLFSEVIVLKPTYSEGWNKRATAFYLTGEYKKAIYDIRNTLKLEERHFGAMSGLIAILIEMKFYEEAIKQLEKIKYITPNRKGVNEQIVKLRTRLSC
- a CDS encoding DUF3179 domain-containing (seleno)protein yields the protein MYKLLFFILLLSPLASWAQKDKVRATSYWETNKNKTKVNLSEYSAFVKRDAFKPINYPSFYFRRLAVEYNPYELHDAVVVVSYGGQTKAYPYSALLYHQVINDRLGGIPILVSYCPISDALTVFQRNTNGDRYERELDFKVSGMLRRGNTVLYDKQTETWWQQYTGKALTGDLIGTELKQIPSEVMSLKDFFKLYDWGMLMTEHELDPLLAYGQTPYYKYDDLYKVKPLLYDGPIDGRLMAMQRVLCIKIFDGHFLLPQEEVRKQGVLNLEPKDKFITIFYKEGVKSMLDEQVIAEGAEVGSFNVFSSFHDGQHLTFVKAEKGHFMDQETQSIWNFRGQCVKGDLHGQQLKKMEFKSSFAFAPLAFYPNCEVEHLNW
- a CDS encoding S41 family peptidase translates to MKYFFTLIALCFSFHPIFSQEKLKYSVDEVKADLDFLYSTLQDTHYNLYINTPKNEYDIAFSELTNSITDSLSLLDSYRILQPFTALSELGHCTFDLPFARLYGNYINEEGKLFPLNIRIENNKAFLTHNLSSDSTLMIGSEIVSINGKPIENYISEIHHYLSGENSYLKDTFFDLVSFPRMLWVLEDIKDSYTVKVRVDDKSISSHKIQAISALEFETEFSKVPQIFDNRRTFKIIDNIAYLKPGPFMNLESSGNSSEIETFNTNEFKNFVDSAFLKIREGKHNQLIVDLRNNSGGSNSFSDQIIAYFADKPFKFCSKFEVKTSKITKEFWEKVEDTQNKELKESILSHKNGEIFTSDISLNQPQADSLQFKGKVYVLINRYSYSQATVTAAMIQDYKFGTLIGETTADVPTTYGAIHQFELPNTKISVSYPKAFIIRPNGNTELKGTTPDIKVTPNRFTEKDEILDYAIEFIKKDI